A window of the Cellvibrio sp. pealriver genome harbors these coding sequences:
- a CDS encoding ATP synthase subunit I, whose protein sequence is MSRYLKGRDIALQTVAAQLVLTLVAAATALAINDSVAISILIGGIIGVTANLWLALIAFRPALGAPTQRMLAAFYMGEFGKFIITAVLFLLAFKQIGFLKEAAYAATMIMAYVIVQVIAWTYPLMRRKV, encoded by the coding sequence TTGTCTCGTTATCTCAAGGGGCGTGATATAGCTCTCCAAACAGTAGCCGCCCAGTTGGTATTAACTCTGGTTGCTGCCGCTACTGCCCTGGCGATCAATGATTCGGTCGCAATTTCAATTTTAATCGGTGGAATAATTGGTGTGACAGCCAACTTATGGCTGGCACTCATAGCGTTTCGCCCTGCGTTGGGCGCGCCGACCCAAAGAATGCTTGCAGCATTTTATATGGGTGAGTTTGGAAAATTTATCATCACGGCCGTGTTGTTCCTGCTGGCATTCAAGCAGATTGGGTTTCTAAAGGAAGCCGCTTATGCCGCCACTATGATCATGGCTTATGTGATAGTTCAGGTAATTGCCTGGACATACCCGCTGATGCGCCGCAAGGTTTAA
- a CDS encoding ParB/RepB/Spo0J family partition protein has translation MSSKRKGLGKGLDALLSAGLGVTSPAPEMPITPSEADQKIEYKDGKLAHLPVELIQRGKYQPRRDMHQEALEELAESIKVQGVMQPIVVRSIGEGRYEIIAGERRWRATQLAGLDRIPAVIREVPDEAAIAMALIENIQRENLNPIEEAVALKRLQDEFELTHAEVAQAVGKSRTTVTNLLRLIALSEEVKTLLEHGDLEMGHARALLTLEPFQQKEIARQVVAKGLSVRQTEALVRQLQENQHQEKVTPEVKVSADIRRLQDQLSETLGAGVEIQHSAKGKGKLVISYNSLDELDGILGHIK, from the coding sequence ATGTCGAGTAAACGCAAAGGTTTGGGTAAAGGATTGGATGCATTGCTGAGTGCAGGTTTGGGAGTAACTTCGCCAGCACCGGAAATGCCCATTACTCCAAGTGAGGCTGATCAAAAAATTGAATACAAAGATGGCAAGCTCGCACACTTACCTGTCGAGTTAATCCAACGTGGTAAGTATCAGCCACGTCGCGATATGCATCAGGAAGCCTTGGAAGAATTAGCTGAGTCGATAAAAGTCCAGGGCGTAATGCAACCGATAGTGGTGCGCAGCATCGGTGAAGGACGCTATGAAATTATCGCGGGTGAACGCCGCTGGCGCGCAACGCAATTGGCTGGTTTGGATAGAATCCCCGCAGTAATCCGTGAAGTGCCGGATGAAGCGGCCATCGCTATGGCGCTGATCGAAAATATCCAGCGCGAAAATTTAAACCCCATTGAAGAGGCGGTTGCGTTAAAGCGCCTGCAAGATGAATTTGAGTTAACCCATGCAGAAGTGGCTCAAGCGGTGGGCAAGTCACGTACTACGGTGACTAACCTGCTGCGTCTGATTGCATTAAGCGAAGAAGTCAAAACATTGCTGGAACATGGCGATTTGGAAATGGGGCACGCCCGCGCTTTATTGACTCTGGAACCGTTCCAGCAGAAAGAGATTGCTCGTCAGGTAGTCGCAAAAGGATTATCTGTGCGTCAAACGGAGGCATTGGTTCGTCAATTACAGGAAAATCAACATCAGGAAAAAGTAACGCCAGAAGTCAAAGTATCGGCTGATATTCGCCGCCTGCAAGATCAACTGTCGGAAACTTTGGGAGCTGGCGTTGAAATTCAGCACAGTGCCAAAGGAAAAGGAAAACTGGTGATTAGCTACAATTCCCTCGATGAACTCGATGGCATTCTCGGTCATATCAAATAA
- a CDS encoding ParA family protein — protein sequence MTKIYAIANQKGGVGKTTTCVNLAASLVATKKRVLLVDLDPQGNATMGSGVNKNEVEKSIYDVLTERESINDCLVLSESGKYQVLPANGDLTAAEVEMLALDNKERRLQNALNQVRDQFDYILIDCPPSLNMLTLNALTACDGVIIAMQCEYYALEGLSALVGTINQIQKVLNPHLKIEGLLRTMYDPRNSLTNDVSAQLQQHFGDRLYRTCIPRNVRLAEAPSFGMPVLAFDRQSKGAIAYLALAGEILRRNESSNKSAAEAVAAN from the coding sequence TTGACCAAGATCTATGCGATTGCAAACCAAAAAGGCGGTGTGGGCAAAACAACAACCTGCGTGAATCTGGCGGCATCTTTGGTAGCTACCAAGAAACGTGTATTGCTGGTTGATCTTGATCCGCAAGGCAACGCTACAATGGGCAGTGGCGTTAATAAAAACGAAGTGGAAAAATCCATTTACGATGTGCTCACAGAACGCGAATCAATCAATGATTGTTTGGTGCTGTCGGAAAGCGGTAAATACCAAGTGTTGCCAGCAAACGGCGACCTGACTGCAGCAGAAGTTGAAATGCTTGCGCTCGATAATAAAGAACGCCGTTTGCAGAACGCGCTTAATCAAGTGCGTGACCAATTTGATTATATTTTAATTGACTGCCCCCCTTCGTTGAACATGCTTACCTTGAATGCATTAACTGCATGTGACGGTGTCATTATTGCGATGCAATGTGAGTACTATGCACTGGAAGGTTTGTCAGCTTTGGTTGGTACTATCAATCAAATCCAGAAAGTATTAAATCCGCATTTAAAAATCGAAGGCTTGTTGCGCACTATGTACGATCCGCGTAACAGTCTGACTAACGATGTATCGGCGCAGTTACAACAACACTTTGGTGATCGATTGTATCGCACCTGTATTCCGCGCAATGTACGCCTTGCAGAAGCCCCAAGTTTTGGTATGCCGGTATTAGCCTTTGATCGTCAATCCAAAGGTGCTATTGCATACCTCGCATTGGCGGGGGAAATTTTACGCCGCAATGAATCCAGCAATAAATCTGCCGCAGAAGCTGTAGCAGCCAACTAA
- the rsmG gene encoding 16S rRNA (guanine(527)-N(7))-methyltransferase RsmG: MSVSLTGEQTEKLLAYVSEFEKWNKAYNLSAVRDIQQMVARHLLDSLSVVPWFNSHKARVEKKCPLTRIIDVGTGGGLPGIPLAIMFPEKQFTLLDSNGKKTRFLFHVKTLLGLTNVTVENRRVEEFNPAEKFHGVISRAFASLQDMTEGCANLVAKDGIFLAMKGIFPEDELAPISDKIELLESIKLVVAETDGERHLLILQAKQ; encoded by the coding sequence ATGTCGGTTTCGCTTACTGGCGAACAAACTGAAAAATTACTGGCATATGTCAGTGAATTTGAAAAATGGAACAAAGCGTATAATTTGTCCGCGGTGCGTGATATCCAGCAAATGGTTGCGCGTCATCTGTTGGATAGTTTAAGCGTAGTGCCTTGGTTTAACTCACATAAAGCCAGAGTAGAAAAAAAATGTCCGCTGACGCGGATAATTGATGTAGGAACAGGTGGTGGCCTTCCGGGAATTCCGTTGGCAATTATGTTTCCTGAAAAACAATTTACGTTGCTGGATAGCAATGGTAAAAAAACCCGGTTTTTATTCCACGTAAAGACCCTACTGGGGTTAACAAACGTAACCGTAGAAAATCGCCGTGTAGAAGAATTTAATCCGGCAGAAAAGTTTCATGGTGTTATTAGTCGTGCTTTTGCCAGTTTGCAGGATATGACTGAAGGATGCGCAAACCTTGTTGCAAAAGATGGAATTTTTCTCGCCATGAAGGGCATTTTTCCTGAAGATGAGTTGGCACCCATCAGCGACAAAATTGAGTTATTGGAAAGTATTAAATTGGTTGTCGCAGAAACTGACGGCGAACGCCACTTGTTAATCCTGCAGGCTAAACAATAA
- the mnmG gene encoding tRNA uridine-5-carboxymethylaminomethyl(34) synthesis enzyme MnmG, producing MIFPDRFDVIVIGGGHAGTEACLAAARMGCKTLLLTHNIETLGQMSCNPAIGGIGKSHLVKEIDALGGAMALATDKGGIQFRVLNARKGPAVRATRAQADRILYKAAIRETLENQENLWIFQQAADDLIVENDQVRGVVTQMGLKFMANQVVLTAGTFLGGLIHIGLQNFSGGRAGDPPSIALSKRLRELPLRVDRLKTGTPPRVDARTVNFDVLEKQYGDEPRPVMSVRGNREMQPRQICCYITHTNEKTHDVIRRNLDRSPMYSGVIEGIGPRYCPSIEDKIHRFADKDSHQIFIEPEGLTTHELYPNGISTSLPFDVQLEIVRSMKGFENAHILRPGYAIEYDFFNPQDLQHSLETKVIGGLFFAGQINGTTGYEEAGAQGMLAGINAALRSQEKEAWCPTRDQAYIGVLVDDLITLGTKEPYRMFTSRAEYRLLLREDNADLRLTEKGRELGLIGDEQWKIFCDKREQIELEQQRLRSTWIQAGSTEAELVEQKIQTKLTREYSLMDLLKRPELTYADVAHLKGESLANEAAAEQIEIGAKYSGYIERQQEDVDRLRAYENTIIPDDFDYSQVDGLSNEVKQKLIAARPQTLARASRISGVTPAAISLVLVYLKKRGVLKRLKEDTPEQQAS from the coding sequence ATGATTTTCCCGGATCGTTTTGATGTGATCGTGATTGGTGGCGGCCATGCTGGAACAGAGGCCTGTTTGGCTGCAGCGCGCATGGGCTGCAAAACCTTGTTGCTCACCCACAACATTGAAACACTCGGCCAAATGTCCTGTAATCCCGCCATCGGCGGGATTGGTAAAAGCCATCTTGTAAAAGAAATTGATGCCCTTGGCGGTGCCATGGCATTGGCCACCGATAAAGGCGGTATTCAATTTCGCGTCCTGAATGCGCGCAAAGGCCCGGCGGTACGGGCGACCCGCGCTCAAGCTGACCGTATCCTTTACAAAGCGGCGATCCGCGAAACTTTGGAAAATCAGGAAAATCTGTGGATCTTCCAGCAAGCTGCTGACGATCTGATTGTTGAAAACGATCAGGTGCGTGGAGTTGTGACCCAAATGGGTCTGAAATTTATGGCCAATCAGGTGGTACTCACCGCCGGTACTTTCCTCGGTGGTTTGATTCACATTGGCTTGCAAAATTTTTCCGGCGGCCGCGCCGGTGATCCACCATCAATCGCGCTATCCAAACGCCTGCGCGAATTGCCACTGCGTGTTGATCGTTTAAAAACCGGCACACCGCCACGTGTCGATGCCCGAACGGTTAATTTTGATGTTCTGGAAAAACAATATGGCGATGAACCGCGCCCGGTAATGTCTGTGCGTGGAAACCGTGAAATGCAACCGCGCCAGATTTGTTGTTACATAACCCATACCAACGAAAAAACTCACGATGTTATTCGCCGCAATCTCGACCGTTCACCGATGTACTCAGGTGTAATTGAAGGGATAGGTCCGCGTTATTGTCCATCGATCGAAGATAAAATTCACCGCTTCGCGGATAAAGATTCACACCAAATTTTTATCGAACCTGAAGGACTTACCACACACGAGCTTTATCCGAACGGGATTTCCACCAGCTTGCCGTTTGATGTGCAGTTGGAAATCGTGCGTTCGATGAAGGGTTTTGAAAACGCACATATCCTTCGCCCTGGTTACGCGATTGAATACGATTTTTTTAATCCGCAGGATTTGCAACACAGCTTGGAAACCAAAGTGATTGGCGGATTATTTTTCGCTGGTCAGATTAACGGCACCACGGGTTACGAAGAAGCGGGTGCGCAAGGTATGCTTGCAGGTATCAATGCCGCACTCCGTTCTCAGGAAAAAGAAGCCTGGTGTCCGACTCGCGATCAAGCCTACATCGGCGTTCTGGTTGATGATTTGATTACACTGGGAACCAAAGAGCCTTATCGCATGTTCACCAGCCGTGCTGAATATCGCCTGTTATTGCGTGAAGACAATGCGGATTTGCGTTTGACCGAAAAAGGCCGCGAACTTGGTTTGATCGGTGATGAGCAATGGAAAATTTTCTGTGATAAACGCGAACAAATCGAATTGGAACAACAGCGTTTACGTTCAACCTGGATTCAAGCCGGTTCCACTGAGGCAGAATTGGTTGAGCAAAAAATCCAGACTAAATTGACACGCGAATACAGTTTGATGGATTTGTTAAAAAGGCCGGAATTAACTTATGCTGATGTTGCACATTTAAAGGGTGAATCGCTTGCCAATGAAGCAGCTGCCGAACAAATTGAGATCGGGGCAAAATATTCTGGCTACATAGAACGTCAGCAAGAAGATGTTGATCGCTTGCGTGCATATGAAAATACGATTATTCCTGATGACTTTGATTATTCACAAGTCGATGGCTTATCGAATGAAGTAAAACAGAAACTCATCGCAGCAAGGCCACAAACATTAGCTCGTGCATCGCGTATTTCCGGCGTAACACCGGCAGCGATATCACTGGTATTAGTGTATTTGAAAAAACGCGGTGTACTTAAGCGTTTAAAAGAAGATACACCTGAACAACAAGCCAGTTAA
- the mnmE gene encoding tRNA uridine-5-carboxymethylaminomethyl(34) synthesis GTPase MnmE, producing the protein MLITDTIAAIATATGRGGVGIIRVSGAKARLVAETLLSINIQPRYAHYCDFKNRKGDVLDQGIALFFPGPNSFTGEDVLELQGHGGPVILDLLLREITQLGIRLARPGEFSERAFLNDKLDLSQAEAIADLIDATTEQAARNALHSLQGAFSKRIHELVEALIHLRIYVEASIDFPEEEIDFLSDGKVANDLNTIIDKLENVFKEARQGTLVRDGMRVVIAGRPNAGKSSLLNALSGRESAIVTSIEGTTRDVLREHIHIDGMPLHIIDTAGLRESPDEVEQIGIQRAWQEIQQADRVLLLVDSRQSQLTDPREIWPEFVEQLQDPNKITLVRNKIDLSNEAAGLFQSNLNNTYIGISAATGAGIDDLKQHLKTIMGYSETGESGFTARRRHLDALERAQSFLNSGKAQLHGYAAGELLAEDLRQAQNSLGEITGEFTPDDLLGRIFSSFCIGK; encoded by the coding sequence ATGCTGATTACCGACACTATCGCCGCCATCGCTACCGCCACTGGCCGCGGTGGTGTCGGTATTATCCGGGTCTCTGGTGCGAAAGCCAGGCTCGTTGCGGAAACTCTTCTTTCTATTAATATCCAGCCACGTTACGCACATTATTGCGATTTCAAAAACCGTAAGGGTGATGTGCTCGACCAAGGCATAGCCCTGTTTTTCCCCGGCCCAAATTCATTTACTGGTGAAGATGTCCTTGAGCTACAAGGCCACGGCGGCCCGGTCATTCTTGATTTACTGCTGCGGGAAATTACCCAACTGGGAATCCGCCTTGCGCGCCCGGGCGAATTTTCTGAACGGGCATTTTTAAACGACAAGCTCGATCTCTCCCAAGCCGAAGCTATCGCCGATTTGATTGACGCTACTACCGAGCAAGCGGCACGCAATGCACTTCACTCTTTGCAAGGCGCTTTCTCCAAACGTATCCATGAGTTAGTTGAAGCGTTGATCCATTTGCGTATTTACGTGGAAGCCTCTATCGACTTTCCTGAAGAAGAAATTGATTTCCTCAGCGATGGCAAAGTCGCCAATGACCTGAATACCATTATCGATAAACTGGAAAACGTCTTTAAAGAAGCAAGACAAGGTACTTTGGTGCGCGATGGGATGCGTGTGGTAATTGCCGGCCGCCCCAATGCTGGAAAATCCAGCCTGCTCAATGCCCTGAGCGGCCGCGAATCTGCCATTGTCACCAGTATTGAAGGCACGACTCGCGACGTACTGCGCGAACACATCCATATCGATGGCATGCCATTACATATTATCGATACCGCCGGTTTACGCGAAAGCCCGGATGAAGTTGAACAAATCGGTATCCAACGCGCATGGCAGGAAATTCAACAAGCTGATCGGGTGTTACTACTGGTGGACAGCCGTCAGAGCCAGTTAACGGATCCGCGGGAAATCTGGCCAGAATTTGTCGAACAACTACAAGATCCCAATAAAATCACGCTGGTTCGTAACAAAATTGACCTTAGCAACGAAGCGGCAGGTTTATTCCAGTCCAACTTGAACAACACCTACATCGGTATCAGCGCTGCTACTGGTGCCGGTATCGATGATTTAAAACAGCATCTCAAAACTATCATGGGCTACAGCGAGACCGGAGAAAGTGGTTTTACTGCGCGTCGTCGCCATTTGGATGCACTGGAACGTGCTCAATCGTTCCTGAATTCAGGTAAAGCCCAACTTCATGGTTATGCAGCAGGTGAGTTGCTAGCTGAAGATCTGCGTCAGGCGCAAAATAGCCTGGGGGAAATTACCGGTGAATTTACCCCTGATGATCTTTTAGGCAGGATCTTCAGCAGTTTCTGCATAGGCAAATGA
- the yidC gene encoding membrane protein insertase YidC: MDWQKNLLIAAILATLLMLVIRWHEYQEKLPVPGTAVTQTTSPSVNPTSGSPTDAVANTDIPVAANTSSESEKNTQVATAAQMINVKTDSLDLTINPVGGDIVQLALPRHFLKLDTPDQPFVLLDNRNNHTYLAQSGLIGPNGTDVKSRPVFSSEKQEYSLSEGQNQLQVDLVLQQGEVKITKRFTFTRGEYLINVEYLIDNQSSNNWSGRIYGQIKRDSQNFVKVSALEMNPYLGAAITTPDEKYKKITFADMREKYDEAQSLNNRDLRSFNFSNTGGWIAMVQHYFVSAWIPDANSNNSYYLHKSDENDLYLMGFIGNITEVAPGTQGVISANFYAGPKDTERLEQISPYLDLTVDYGWLWWVAKPLFFVLKWIHELVGNWGLAIIGLTLIVKALFFKLSATSYKSMAKMRKLAPKMAEMKERYGDDRQKFSQEMMKLYKTEKVNPFGGCLPLLIQMPVFLALYYVLMESVELRHSPFFGWILDLSVKDPYFVLPIIYGITMYFMQKLNPQPTDPMQARIMNMLPFVFTFMFLWFPAGLVLYWVTNNTLSIIQQYIITKQIDAEPTAK, translated from the coding sequence ATGGATTGGCAAAAAAACCTGTTAATTGCAGCAATTCTCGCGACCTTGTTGATGTTGGTTATTCGCTGGCATGAATATCAGGAAAAACTACCTGTACCAGGTACAGCAGTTACCCAAACAACTTCCCCTTCAGTGAACCCCACCAGTGGCTCACCGACAGATGCCGTTGCCAATACTGATATTCCCGTTGCGGCAAATACTTCATCTGAGTCAGAAAAAAATACCCAGGTGGCAACAGCTGCACAGATGATCAACGTCAAAACAGACAGTCTTGATCTGACTATCAACCCGGTCGGTGGTGATATTGTGCAATTAGCATTGCCGCGCCACTTTCTGAAATTGGATACCCCTGACCAACCATTTGTCCTGTTGGATAACCGCAACAACCACACCTACCTTGCACAAAGTGGTTTGATTGGTCCAAACGGTACCGATGTTAAATCCCGCCCGGTCTTTAGCAGTGAAAAACAAGAATATTCATTGAGCGAAGGCCAAAACCAACTGCAGGTTGATCTGGTGTTGCAGCAGGGTGAAGTCAAAATCACCAAACGTTTTACGTTTACTCGCGGCGAATACTTGATCAATGTTGAATACCTGATCGATAACCAAAGCAGTAATAACTGGTCAGGCCGCATTTATGGCCAAATCAAACGCGATAGCCAGAATTTCGTCAAAGTCAGCGCTCTGGAAATGAACCCTTATTTGGGCGCAGCGATCACTACGCCCGATGAAAAGTACAAAAAAATTACCTTCGCTGACATGAGAGAAAAATACGATGAAGCACAAAGTCTAAATAATCGCGACTTGCGCAGCTTCAACTTCAGTAATACCGGCGGCTGGATTGCGATGGTGCAACACTACTTTGTCAGCGCCTGGATTCCTGATGCCAATAGCAACAACAGTTACTATTTACACAAATCCGATGAAAATGATCTCTACTTGATGGGATTTATCGGCAATATCACTGAAGTAGCTCCGGGTACCCAAGGTGTCATCAGCGCTAATTTCTATGCTGGCCCCAAAGATACTGAACGTTTGGAGCAAATCTCTCCTTATCTCGATTTAACTGTGGATTACGGTTGGCTTTGGTGGGTAGCAAAACCCTTGTTCTTTGTTCTTAAGTGGATCCACGAATTGGTTGGAAACTGGGGTCTTGCAATTATTGGGTTAACCCTGATTGTAAAAGCCCTGTTTTTCAAACTTTCGGCAACTAGCTATAAATCCATGGCGAAAATGCGCAAATTAGCGCCGAAAATGGCCGAAATGAAAGAGCGTTATGGCGATGATCGTCAAAAATTCTCACAAGAGATGATGAAGCTCTACAAAACCGAGAAAGTAAATCCATTTGGTGGCTGCTTGCCTCTGTTGATCCAAATGCCGGTATTCCTCGCACTGTATTATGTATTGATGGAATCGGTTGAGTTGCGTCATTCGCCATTCTTTGGCTGGATTCTCGATCTATCGGTAAAAGACCCCTACTTTGTACTGCCGATTATTTACGGTATTACCATGTACTTCATGCAGAAGTTGAACCCGCAACCGACTGATCCTATGCAAGCGCGCATTATGAACATGCTGCCGTTTGTGTTTACCTTTATGTTCCTGTGGTTCCCTGCTGGTTTGGTATTGTATTGGGTAACCAACAACACCTTGTCGATCATCCAACAGTACATTATTACCAAACAAATCGACGCCGAACCTACTGCTAAATAA
- the yidD gene encoding membrane protein insertion efficiency factor YidD: MQILKQLMSSTYSCLVWLAIRLIHAYRYVLSPWIGNQCRFYPSCSHYSEEAIVRHGFFTGSYLTLRRLLKCHPWHEGGIDLVPESKIPEPKNNKCCSFHSHTTDGSH; the protein is encoded by the coding sequence ATGCAGATACTAAAACAACTGATGAGTAGCACGTATTCCTGTCTGGTTTGGCTGGCGATCAGGTTAATCCACGCTTATCGCTATGTATTAAGCCCCTGGATTGGCAACCAATGCCGCTTTTATCCCAGCTGCTCACATTACTCGGAAGAAGCAATTGTTCGGCATGGATTTTTTACAGGGTCTTATCTAACCCTGCGTCGCCTACTAAAATGCCACCCCTGGCATGAAGGCGGGATAGACCTGGTACCTGAATCAAAGATACCTGAACCCAAAAACAACAAATGTTGTTCTTTTCACTCACACACTACAGATGGCAGTCATTAA
- the rnpA gene encoding ribonuclease P protein component, with protein sequence MPAKIEFQQPASSNQLRSSNRFGSGSQPDSFRFNKSLRLLCAADFKPVFDDAPFRASHQFFLILARENQLTQPRLGLVMAKKHIRLAVERNRMKRLIRESFRLHQQDFAGLDVVVLSRKGMDKLSNIDFNQQLNQQCQRIFKKVRHHRLTSQPQTSGESINADTKTTDE encoded by the coding sequence ATGCCAGCCAAAATAGAATTTCAACAGCCTGCTAGTTCGAATCAACTCCGAAGCAGCAATCGCTTTGGTTCAGGCTCACAACCTGATTCTTTCCGCTTTAACAAATCCCTACGTTTACTCTGTGCTGCTGATTTCAAACCTGTGTTTGATGACGCTCCTTTTCGCGCTTCACATCAGTTTTTCTTGATCCTTGCCCGTGAGAACCAGCTAACCCAGCCGCGTTTGGGATTGGTCATGGCAAAAAAACACATACGCCTGGCAGTTGAACGAAACCGCATGAAGCGTTTGATCCGCGAAAGCTTTCGCCTTCACCAGCAGGATTTTGCTGGTTTGGATGTTGTGGTTTTATCGCGTAAAGGCATGGATAAACTGTCCAATATCGACTTTAACCAGCAATTAAATCAACAGTGTCAGCGAATTTTCAAAAAAGTGCGCCATCATCGGTTAACATCGCAACCCCAGACAAGTGGGGAATCTATTAATGCAGATACTAAAACAACTGATGAGTAG
- the rpmH gene encoding 50S ribosomal protein L34 yields MKRTFQPSNLKRVRNHGFRARMATKSGRQVLARRRAKGRAELTRV; encoded by the coding sequence ATGAAAAGAACATTCCAACCCAGCAATCTGAAACGCGTTCGCAACCACGGTTTCCGTGCTCGTATGGCAACTAAAAGCGGTCGTCAAGTATTGGCTCGTCGTCGCGCAAAAGGCCGTGCAGAACTGACTCGCGTTTAA
- the dnaA gene encoding chromosomal replication initiator protein DnaA, with product MSQSIWKLCAASLQDELPSQQFNTWIRPLQIDESAAPQELRLLAPNRFICDWVSEKFLNRIRELASHYHQGNGLQVAVGVAPKPAIGFQVTPRRATQPELVPSIVSEQRSVDVPVLNQPAEEISTRDTSKQSSLIMPAYASKSTDYDAKVRDLTQESLDTYTRPTPDVEVEGGLKHSNYLNVSSTFATFVEGKSNQLGLAAARQVAENPGGAYNPLFIYGGVGLGKTHLMQAVGNAMVARNPNAKVVYLHSERFVADMVKALQLNAINDFKRYYRSMDALLIDDIQFFAGKERSQEEFFHTFNSLLEGGRQIILTCDRFPKEINGLEERLKSRFGWGLTVAVEPPELETRVAILMKKAEQVNIELPHEAAFFIAQRIRANVRDLEGALKRVIASANFTGRPIDVELVREALKDLLALQDKQVGIDNIQRVVCEYYKIKMNDMISKRRSRSVARPRQVAMALAKELTNHSLPEIGEAFGGRDHTTVLHACRKIKELQEETADIREDMKNLLRSLTT from the coding sequence TTGTCGCAGTCAATTTGGAAGTTATGTGCCGCTAGCTTGCAGGATGAATTGCCTTCACAGCAATTCAATACCTGGATTCGGCCATTACAAATTGATGAATCTGCTGCGCCGCAAGAATTGCGCCTATTGGCACCTAACCGATTTATTTGTGATTGGGTATCAGAGAAATTCCTGAACCGTATTCGTGAGCTAGCCAGTCATTATCATCAAGGTAATGGATTGCAGGTGGCAGTGGGTGTAGCACCCAAACCTGCTATTGGATTTCAGGTAACTCCACGCAGGGCTACGCAGCCAGAGCTTGTCCCGTCTATTGTCAGTGAGCAGCGATCCGTTGATGTACCGGTTTTGAATCAGCCTGCTGAAGAAATTTCAACGCGCGATACCAGTAAACAAAGTTCATTGATAATGCCTGCTTATGCCAGTAAAAGCACCGATTATGATGCTAAAGTTCGTGATCTAACACAGGAGAGCCTGGATACCTACACGCGCCCAACTCCGGATGTTGAAGTTGAGGGAGGTCTCAAGCACAGCAATTATCTAAATGTGTCATCAACTTTCGCTACGTTTGTTGAAGGTAAATCCAACCAGTTAGGTTTGGCAGCAGCGCGTCAAGTGGCCGAAAATCCGGGCGGGGCTTACAACCCACTCTTTATATACGGTGGTGTGGGACTAGGTAAGACTCACTTGATGCAGGCTGTAGGCAACGCGATGGTTGCGCGCAATCCGAATGCGAAAGTGGTTTATCTACATTCCGAGCGGTTTGTGGCGGATATGGTGAAAGCACTGCAATTGAATGCGATTAACGATTTCAAGCGCTATTACCGTTCAATGGATGCGCTATTGATTGACGATATCCAATTTTTTGCAGGCAAAGAGCGATCGCAAGAAGAGTTTTTCCACACCTTCAACTCACTGCTTGAAGGTGGCCGCCAGATTATCCTGACCTGTGATCGCTTCCCGAAAGAAATTAATGGATTGGAAGAGCGATTGAAGTCCCGTTTTGGTTGGGGCTTAACGGTCGCTGTTGAGCCGCCAGAGTTGGAAACACGCGTGGCGATCCTGATGAAGAAGGCTGAGCAGGTCAATATTGAATTGCCACATGAAGCGGCATTTTTTATTGCCCAGCGCATCCGCGCCAATGTGCGTGATCTTGAAGGTGCGCTCAAACGTGTGATCGCCAGTGCCAATTTCACCGGTAGACCAATTGATGTTGAACTGGTGCGTGAGGCCTTGAAAGATTTATTGGCGTTGCAGGATAAACAGGTGGGTATTGATAATATCCAACGTGTAGTGTGTGAATACTACAAAATCAAAATGAATGACATGATCTCCAAGCGACGCAGCCGCTCAGTGGCGCGCCCGCGTCAGGTTGCAATGGCTTTGGCTAAAGAATTGACCAACCACAGTTTGCCAGAGATTGGCGAAGCATTTGGCGGGCGCGATCATACAACCGTGTTGCATGCGTGTCGCAAAATCAAGGAACTACAGGAAGAAACAGCGGATATCCGCGAGGACATGAAAAACTTGCTGCGCTCGCTGACTACTTGA